From a region of the Ammospiza caudacuta isolate bAmmCau1 chromosome 36, bAmmCau1.pri, whole genome shotgun sequence genome:
- the LOC131570649 gene encoding polyunsaturated fatty acid lipoxygenase ALOX15B-like: protein MAAYRVRVRTGSAPGAGTSDAIAVTLVGSRGSSARTALDRWGPDFQCGAVTEYQVRAPRPLGRLLLLQVHKGPCGGLPESSWYLERVTVWGQRGDTPGDAPGDTPGDSPDTSDSEDSAGDSEDSEEEEEEEEEEEEEEEEGTGDNEGTGDTEEGTGDALEEEPEEEEPEEEEEEPEDGTGDIGDDSEGDPDDVTHLGPFHFPCYRWLQGFGTWELPEGTATTPAMERHPRLQRQRRRHLVQQRRRYRLAPFAPGLPWALPLGTPLDPDLSYSWAKASAFYLRGSAANLEAKLRGFLARPCSWPSVEAMTRVFRCFHTPVTEYVVRHWQSDAFFGEQFLSGVNPVLLRRCRRLPPNFPVTGDMVAPTLGTGTDLQREMEAGNIYLADYGVLQGLPTATIDGRPTFVAAPLCLLHQRPDGEMLPLAIQLSQQPGPASPVFVPQDPPWLWALAKAWVRSSEFHVHEGLTHLLRAHLLGEVFALATLRQLPPQHPLFKLLIPHTRFTVQIGALARRFLLNPGGVFDRAVALGRRGLLALVARGLRALRWRSLVLPRDLRHRGVAATRGHHFGSDATQVWRAIRRFVTSVLSLYYPGDADVQQDPELQAWVGEIFTRGFLGRRSSGVPSRLDSVRGLVTFVTTVIYTCSAHHAATNSGQFELSAFPPNAPAAMRAPPPQSKAALSEREFLEALPAMNTSATVLAVLWVLRNEPMDMRPLGRYPDRHFTEGAPRARIRRFRRRLRRISRGIRARNAALERPYPYLDPESIENSVAI from the exons ATGGCCGCGTACCGGGTGCGGGTCCGCACCGGGAGCGCTCCCGGCGCCGGCACCAGCGACGCCATCGCCGTGACGCTCGTGGGGAGCCGCGGCAGCAGCGCCAGGACCGCGCTGGACCGCTGGGGACCCGACTTCCAATGCGGGGCG GTGACAGAGTACCAGGTGCGCGCCCCCCGTCCCCTGGGgcgcctcctgctcctccaggtgCACAAGGGGCCCTGCGGGGGCCTCCCCGAGAGCTCCTGGTACCTGGAGCGCGTCACCGTGtggggacagcgcggggacacACCCGGGGacgcacctggggacacacctggggacagccccgaCACCTCGGACAGCGAGGACAGCGCTGGGGACAGCGAGGacagcgaggaggaggaggaagaggaggaggaggaggaagaggaggaggaggaggggacaggtgacaatgaggggacaggtgacaccgaggaggggacaggtgacGCCCTGGAGGAGGAgccggaggaggaggagccagaggaggaggaggaggagccggAGGATGGCACAGGTGACATCGGTGATGACAGCGAAG GTGACCCCGATGACGTCACTCACCTGGGCCCCTTCCACTTCCCGTGCTATCGATGGCTGCAGGGGTTTGGCACCTGGGAGCTGCCCgagggcacag CCACCACGCCGGCCATGGAGCGACACCCGCGGCTGCAGAGACAGCGCCGGAGACACCTGGTGCAGCAGCGGCGGCGGtacag gTTGGCCCCGTTTGCCCCCGGGCTGCCCTGGGCGCTGCCCCTGGGGACGCCGCTGGACCCCGACCTGAGCTACAGCTGGGCCAAGGCCTCGGCCTTCTACCTGCGGGGCAGCGCCGC gaACCTGGAGGCCAAGCTCCGCGGGTTCCTGGCCAGGCCCTGCTCGTGGCCCAGCGTGGAGGCGATGACGCGAGTGTTCCGCTGCTTCCACACGCCCGTCACCG AGTACGTGGTGCGGCACTGGCAGTCGGACGCGTTTTTCGGGGAGCAGTTCCTGAGCGGGGTGAACCCCGTCCTGCtgcgccgctgccgccgcctgCCCCCCAACTTCCCGGTCACCGGGGACATGGTGGCACCgaccttggggacagggacggaCCTGCAGCGCGAGATGGAG GCAGGGAACATCTACCTGGCCGATTAtggggtgctgcaggggctCCCCACAGCCACCATCGACGGGCGCCCCACCTTCGTGGCCGCccccctgtgcctgctgcaccAGCGCCCCGACGGAGAGATGCTGCCCCTGGCCATCCAG ctGTCGCAGCAGCCCGGCCCCGCGTCGCCGGTGTTCGTGCCCCAGGACCCGCCGTGGCTCTGGGCCCTGGCCAAGGCCTGGGTGCGCAGCTCCGAGTTCCACGTGCACGAGGGGCTGACGCACCTGCTGCGCGCGCACCTGCTGGGAGAGGTGTTCGCCCTGGCCACGCTGCGGCAGCTGCCGCCGCAGCACCCGCTCTTCAAG CTGTTAATACCCCACACCCGGTTCACGGTGCAGATCGGGGCCCTCGCCCGGCGCTTCCTGCTCAACCCCGGGGGGGTCTTTGACCGG gcGGTGGCGCTCGGCCGGCGCGGGCTGCTGGCGCTGGTggcgcgggggctgcgggcgctgcgCTGGCGCTCGCTGGTGCTGCCGCGGGACCTGCGGCACCGCGGGGTGGCGGCCACCAGGGGGCACCACTTCGGCAGCGACGCCACCCAGGTGTGGCGCGCCATCCGCAG GTTTGTCACCTCCGTGCTGTCCCTGTACTACCCGGGTGACGCCGACGTCCAGCAGGACCCCGAGCTCCAGGCCTGGGTGGGCGAAATCTTCACCAGGGGCttcctgggcaggaggagctcag gtgtcccctcccGCCTGGACTCCGTGCGCGGCCTCGTCACCTTCGTCACCACCGTGATCTACACCTGCTCTGCGCACCACGCGGCCACCAACAGCGGCCAg tttgagCTCTCGGCCTTCCCCCCCAACGCCCCGGCCGCCATGCGGGCGCCCCCTCCCCAGTCCAAGGCCGCTCTGAGCGAGCGCGAATTCCTGGAGGCTCTGCCGGCCATGAACACCTCGGCCACGGTGCTGGCCGTGCTCTGGGTGCTCAGGAACGAGCCCATGGACAtg CGCCCCCTGGGCCGTTACCCCGACCGTCACTTCACCGAGGGCGCCCCCCGGGCCCGGATCCGGCGTTTCCGGCGCCGCCTGCGCCGAATCTCCCGCGGGATCCGGGCCCGGAACGCGGCCCTGGAGAGACCCTACCCCTACCTGGACCCCGAGAGCATCGAGAACTCCGTGGCCATCTGA
- the FIS1 gene encoding mitochondrial fission 1 protein: MDPEFDDVVAVEDLMALERRYAAELQQGAPSRQCRFEYGWGLVRSRYREDTARGVALLSELLPETPAEEQRDVLFYLALGCYRLKEYERALEHLERLLVAEPQNAQVLRLRSRVRSRLRRDGLVGAAIVGGVVMGVAGLVGVAIARARH; the protein is encoded by the exons ATGGACCCCGAGTTCGACGATGTGGTGGCGGTGGAGGATCTGATG GCGCTGGAGCGTCGCTACGCGGCCGAGCTCCAGCAGGGGGCGCCGTCCCGGCAGTGCCGCTTCGAGTACGGCTGGGGCCTGGTGCGGAGCCGGTACCGGGAGGACACGGCCCGAGGGGTGGCGCTGCTCTCCg agctgctgcccgaGACCCCCGCGGAGGAGCAGCGAGACGTCCTGTTCTACCTGGCCCTGGGCTGCTACCGGCTCaag GAGTACGAGCGCGCCCTGGAGCACCTCGAGCGCCTCCTGGTGGCCGAGCCGCAGAACGCGCAGGTGCTGAGACTGCGGAGCCGCGTGCGGAGCCGCCTGAGGAggg ACGGCCTGGTGGGCGCGGCCATCGTTGGGGGCGTGGTCATGGGCGTGGCCGGGCTGGTGGGCGTGGCCATCGCGCGCGCCCGGCACTGA